The following coding sequences are from one Rhipicephalus microplus isolate Deutch F79 chromosome 3, USDA_Rmic, whole genome shotgun sequence window:
- the Psf2 gene encoding DNA replication complex GINS protein PSF2-like protein isoform X1 has protein sequence MECADAEFLAEKTPVTIIPTFSAEKLYLITGDVGPFTAGTPLSVPLWMALNLKQRQQCRIVPPAWLGKHFLEEVKQEEAGSPLFTRMPCEHYLEVTQMLFDVAAADIPDASEVRTLVKDIWDMRQAKLRSSVDAFVKSDEVHARVDHLTLVETISVRRLLCAALDHLNKLRQGPSDGQASSQSQTF, from the exons ATGGAGTGCGCGGACGCAGAGTTTCTGGCCGAGAAGACGCCGGTCACCATCATACCGACATTCAGTGCGGAGAAACTGTACCTCATCACTGGCGACGTGGGTCCCTTCACGGCGGGCACTCCGCTGAGCGTGCCCCTGTGGATGGCCCTGAACTTGAAGCAGAGGCAGCAGTGTCGCATTGTGCCGCCGGCCTGGCTCGGCAAGCATTTTCTCGAGGAGGTGAAGCAAGAGGAGGCTGGCTCGCCGCTCTTCACCCGCATGCCGTGCGAGCACTACCTGGAGGTGACGCAGATGCTGTTCGACGTGGCCGCCGCCGACATACCGGACGCGAGCGAAGTGCGCACTCTAGTCAAGGACATCTGGGACATGCGGCAGGCCAAGCTGCGCAGCTCCGTCGACGCTTTCGTCAAGAGCGACGAGGTTCATGCCCGCGTCGACCACCTCACCCTCGTGGAGACGATCAGCGTGCGCCGCCTGCTTTGCGCTGCTCTCGATCACCTCAACAAGCTGCGCCAG GGACCAAGCGACGGACAAGCATCATCGCAAAGTCAGACATTCTAG
- the Psf2 gene encoding DNA replication complex GINS protein PSF2-like protein isoform X2, which produces MECADAEFLAEKTPVTIIPTFSAEKLYLITGDVGPFTAGTPLSVPLWMALNLKQRQQCRIVPPAWLGKHFLEEVKQEEAGSPLFTRMPCEHYLEVTQMLFDVAAADIPDASEVRTLVKDIWDMRQAKLRSSVDAFVKSDEVHARVDHLTLVETISVRRLLCAALDHLNKLRQVFLF; this is translated from the exons ATGGAGTGCGCGGACGCAGAGTTTCTGGCCGAGAAGACGCCGGTCACCATCATACCGACATTCAGTGCGGAGAAACTGTACCTCATCACTGGCGACGTGGGTCCCTTCACGGCGGGCACTCCGCTGAGCGTGCCCCTGTGGATGGCCCTGAACTTGAAGCAGAGGCAGCAGTGTCGCATTGTGCCGCCGGCCTGGCTCGGCAAGCATTTTCTCGAGGAGGTGAAGCAAGAGGAGGCTGGCTCGCCGCTCTTCACCCGCATGCCGTGCGAGCACTACCTGGAGGTGACGCAGATGCTGTTCGACGTGGCCGCCGCCGACATACCGGACGCGAGCGAAGTGCGCACTCTAGTCAAGGACATCTGGGACATGCGGCAGGCCAAGCTGCGCAGCTCCGTCGACGCTTTCGTCAAGAGCGACGAGGTTCATGCCCGCGTCGACCACCTCACCCTCGTGGAGACGATCAGCGTGCGCCGCCTGCTTTGCGCTGCTCTCGATCACCTCAACAAGCTGCGCCAG GTTTTCCTTTTCTAG